ATAAAAAAATATAACAATAATTATCAAAGTGGAGATATAATTATTTTCAAATCATCTAAAAATCCTGACATAGAATATATCAGTAGATTAATTGCTTTACCGAAAGATAAAATAAAAATTCAACAAGGAAAGGTTTATCTTAATGGTAAACTTCTTCAAGAACCATACACAAAAACACCAACAAACTTATGGGAAGATGGATTTGTTAAAGAAGGAGAAGAATACAAAATCCCTGATAATGAAATTTTTGTAATGGGAGATAATCGTCCTCGATCATCAGATAGTCGTGAATTTGGATTTATTAATATCTCATTAATTATTGGTAAATATAGCAACTATAAATATTGGGAAGGAAAATAAATTAAATTGATTATATAAAAAGGATTGG
The Candidatus Gracilibacteria bacterium DNA segment above includes these coding regions:
- the lepB gene encoding signal peptidase I codes for the protein MILLPFFAIYIVVTQFIIAPSGISGNSMSPTLKNRDGIWIKKYNNNYQSGDIIIFKSSKNPDIEYISRLIALPKDKIKIQQGKVYLNGKLLQEPYTKTPTNLWEDGFVKEGEEYKIPDNEIFVMGDNRPRSSDSREFGFINISLIIGKYSNYKYWEGK